TCTATCTAATCTATCTAAtctctaatctaatctaatctaatctaatctaatctaatctaatctaatctcttcctgtgtgtgtgtgtgtgtgtgtgtgtgtgtgtgtgtgtgtgtgtgtgtgtgtgtgtgtgtttgtgtgtgtgtgtgtgtgtgtgtgtgtgtgtgtgtgtgtgtgtgtgtgtgtgtgtgtgtgtgtgtgtgtttgcgtgtgtgtgtgtgtgtgtgtgtgtttgcgtgtgtatgtgtgtgtgtgtgcgtgtgtgtgtgcgtgtgtgtgtgtgtgtgtgtgtgcgtgtgtgtgtgtgtgtgtgtgtatgtgtgtgtgtgtgtgtgcgtgtacgtgcgtgtgtgtgtgtgtgtgtgtgtgtgtgtgtgtgtgtgtgtgtgtgtgtgtgtgtgtgtgtgtgtgtgtttttgtgtatgtgtgtgtgtgtgtgtgtgtgtgtgtgtgtgtgtatgtgtgtgtgtgtgtgtgtgcgtgtgtgtgtgtgtgtgtgtgtttgcgtgtgtgtgtgtgtgtgtgtgtgtgtgtgtgtgtgtgtgtgtgtgtgtgtgtgtgtgtgtttgtgtatgtgtgtgtgtgtgtgtgtgtgtgtgtgtgtgtgtgtgtgtgtgtgtgtgtgtgtttgtgtatgtgtgtgtgtgtgtgtgtgtgtgtgtgtgtgtgtgtgtgtgtgtgtatgtgtgtgtgtgtgtgtgtgtgtgtgtgtttgcgtgtgtgtgtgtgtgtgtgtgtgtttgcgtgtgtatgtgtgtgtgtgtgcgtgtgtgtgtgcgtgtgtgtgtgtgtgtgtgtgtgcgtgtgtgtgtgtgtgtgtgtgtatgtgtgtgtgtgtgtgcgtgtacgtgcgtgtgtgtgtgtgtgtgtgtgtgtgtgtgtgtgtgtgtgtgtgtgtgtgtgtgtgtgtgtgtgtgtgtttgcgtgtgtgtgtgtgtgtgtgtgtgtgtgtgtttgtgtatgtgtgtgtgtgtgtgtgtgtgtgtgtgtgtgtgtgtgtgtgtgtgtgtgtgtgtgtgtgtgtgtgtgtgtgtgtgtgtacttacctaatttacctaattgtgcttgcgggggttgagctctggctctttggtcccgcctctcaaccgtcaatcaactggtgtacagattcctgagcctattgggctctatcatatctacatttgaaactgtgaatggagtcagcctccaccacatcacttcctaatgcattccatttgctaactactctgacactgaaaaagttctttctaacgtctctgtggctcatttgggtactcagcttccacctgtgtccccttgttcgcgtcccaccagtgttgaaaagttcgtccttgtgtgtgtgtgtgtgtgtgtatgtgtgtgtgtgtgtgtgtgtgtgtgtgtgtgcgtgtgtgtgtgtgtgtgtgtgtgtgtgtgtgtgtgtgtgtgtgtgtgtgtgtgtgtttgtgtatgtgtgtgtgtgtgtgtgtgtgtgtgtgtgtgtgtgtttgtgtatgtgtgtgtgtgtgtgtgtgtgtgtgtgtgtgtgtgtgtgtgtgtgtatgtgtgtgtgtgtgtgtgtgtgtgtgtgtgtgtgtgtgtgtgtgtgtgtgtgtatgtgtgtgtgtgtgtgtgtgtttgtgtatgtgtgtgtgtgtgtgtgtgtgtgtgtgtgtgtgtgtttgcgtgtgtgtgtgtgtgtatgtgtgtgtgtgcgtgtgtgtgtgtgtgtgtgtgtgtgtgtgcgtgtgtgtgtgcgtgtgtgtgtgtgtgtgtgtgtgtgtgtgtgtgtgtgtgtgtgtgtgtttgcgtgtgtgtgtgtgtgtgtgtgtgtttgcgtgtgtgtgtgtttgcgtgtgtgtgtgtgtgtgtgtgtgtgtgtgtgtgtgtttgcgtgtgtgtgtgtgtgtttgcgtgtgtgtgtgtgtttgcgtgtgtgtgtgtgtgcgtgtgtgtgtgtgtgtgtgtgtgtgtgtgtgtttgcgtgtgtgtgtgtgtgtttgcgtgtgtgtgtgtgtgtgtgcgtgtgtgtgtgtgtgtgtttgcgtgtgagtgtgtgtgtgtgcgtgtgtgtgtgtgtgtgtgcgtgtgtgtactcacctatatgtactcacctatatgtgcttgcaggatcgagcattgactcttggatcccgcctttctagctatcggttgtttacagcaatgactcctgtcccatttccctatcatacctagttttaaaagtatgaatagtatttgcttccacaacctgttccccaagtgcattccatttttctactactctcacgctaaaagaaaacttcctaacatctctgtgactcatctgagtttccagtttccacccatgtcccctcgttctgttattattacgtgtgaacatttgatctatttccactttgtcaattcccctgagtattttatatgtccctatcatatctcctctctcccttcttttctctagtgtcgtaaggttcagttccttcagccgctcttcatatcccatccctcgtagctctgggacaagcctcgtcgcaaacctctgaaccttctccagtttctttatgtgtttcttcaggtgggggctccatgatggcgcggcatactctaagacgggtctcacgtaggcagtgtaaagcgccctaaaagcttcctcatttaggtttctgaatgaagttctaattttcgccagtgtagagtacgctgctgtcgttatcctatttatatgtgcctcaggagttagattaggtgtcacatccactcccaggtctctttctcgaatcgttacaggtaggctgttccccttcattgtgtactgtccctttggtctcctgtcacctgatcccatttccataactttacatttactggtgttaaactccagtagccatttctctgaccatctctgtagcctgtttaagtcctcttggaggatcctacaatcctcgtctgtcacaactcttctcattaattttgcgtcatctgcaaacattgacatgtatgattccactcctgtaaacatatcatttacgtaaattagaaagaggattggtcccagcaccgatccttgaggtactccacttgttactgttcgccagtccgacttttcgccccttaccattaccctctggttccttcctgttaggtagttcttcacccatactagggcctttccgcttactcctgcctgcctctcaagtttgtatagcagtctcatgtgcggtaccgtatcaaaggccttttggcagtcaagaaatatgcagtctgcccagccttctctgtcctgccttctctgtcctgtcctgtgtgtgtgtgtgtgtgtgtgtgtgtgtttgcgtgtgtgtgtgtgtgtgtgcgtgtgtgtgtgtgtgtttgcgtgtgtgtgtgtgtgtgtgtgtgtgtgtgtgtgtgagtgtgtgtgtgtgtgtgtgtgtgtgtttgcgtgcgtgtgtgtgtgtgtgtgtgtgtgtgtttgcgtgcgtgtgtgtgtgtgtgtgtgtgtttgcgtgtgtgtgtgtgtgtgtgtgtgtgtgtgtgtgtgtgtgtgtgtgtttgcgtgtgtgtgtgtgtgtgtgtgtgtgtgtgtgtgtgtgtgtgtgtgtgtgtgtgtttgcgtgtgtgtgtgtgtgtgtgtgtgtttgcgtgtgtgtgtgtgtgtgtgtgtgtgtgtgtttgcgtgtgtgtgtgtgtgtgtgtgtgtgtgttgcgtgtgtgtgtgtgtgtgtgtgtgtgtgtgtgtgtgtgtgtgtgtgtgtgtgtgtgtgcgtgtgtgtgtgtgtgtgtgtgtgtgtgtgtgtgtgtgtgtgtgtgtgtgtgtgcgtgtgtgtgtgtgtgtgtgtgtgtgtgtgtgtgtgtgtgtgtgtgtgtgtgtgtttgtgtatgtgtgtgtgtgtgtgtgtgtgtatgtgtgtgtgtgtgtgtgtgtgtgtgtgtgtgtgtgtatgtgtgtgtgtgtgtgtgtgtgtatgtgtgtgtgtgtgtgatcgtgTTCGAGAAGAAAACCAATCTTCCAATTCTTATCTGAAAACATTGACTTTTCACATGATTCTAAAACCCAATATACTTCCCCCGGTTAACAGTCCGGCTCGCCGGCCTCAAGGTGTGACAACAGCTGGCGGAAGGGTTCGAATCCTGCTGGCTATATCTCGTTTTTAAATGTTAAGGGTTCGTAAATCGTCATCTCCTTGTTTGACAGATATGAGATAGTTGAACAAGGTctcccagctgcgtctgggtagaCGGAATGAGACAGGGATAAGAGACGGTACCTCTTATACTCGTAGACGGATAAGAGACACCGCCCCCTAGCCTCTTTGCTAGGTCTTATCCCAGCGCCCTCTTAAAGCCCACGAGCGCTCAGTCAAGGTCGTCTTGTCCAGCGTCGGTCGGTACTTACCTCTGATCTATTGTCTTGAAGATAAGAGGCACAAAAAAAAACGGCTTGAGATTGTTAAAAAAAATGGATAGATCAAAGCTATCCGCTCTCCCCTGTCGGCGCTTCTGTCCGGATGGCTGTATTAGGTTAGACAGTCCTCTCATCTCCAATTGACCAATTCGGTAATAATGCAGCGTATTAGCTGAACGTTTTAAGCAACGTAAGACTGACGTTTGGTATGTGTCGGGCCTCGATATAGGTGAGTTACTTGGTGTTCgagcccccgaccgtccaccaagtggttgggcaccattcctttcctccccgtcccatcccaaatccttatcctgaccccttatcctgaccccttatcctgacatccttatcctgacctcttcccagtgctataaagtcgtaatggcttggcgcttttccctttataattaaattaaaattggttaccttgaggttaccttgaggtgcttccggggcttagcgtccccgcggcccggtcgtcgaccaggcctcctggttgctggactgatcaaccaggctgttagacgcggctgctcgcagcctgacgtatgagtcagtcACAGCCTGGTGTTCGCAGTTAGGGGACAACAGTCGCATTTCTTTACGGAGTGGCATATCGACCCAACTGGCTGGAAAAACAGGTGTGATTCTGGACAGGTAAGTTGTTAAACAGCTGACTGATTAATATAGTTTACCAATTAAGAATTATTATAATTTTAAGTTCCTactttttaaataataataataatttacaaaagTGTCTTACAGATAAGATTCAAGAATTTATATATTAAAGCTAAATCATTCGCGTCCTAATGGGACATTTTGAGTGGATTTCAATATATTGGAGTTCCTTTatttgggtcaataggagctactATATTTGGGTCAATAGGATCTACTATATTTGGGTCAATAGGATCTACTATATTTGGGTCAATTGGATCTACTATATTTGGGTCAATAGGATCTACTATATTTGGGTCAATAGGATCTACTATATTTGGGTCAATAGGATCTACTATATTTGGGTCAATAGGATCTACTATATTTGGGTCAATAGGATCTACTATATTTGGGTCAATAGGATCTACTATATTTGGGTCAATAGGATCTACTATATTTGGGTCAATAGGATCTACTATATTTGGGTCAATAGGATCTACTATATTTGGGTCAATAGGATCTACTATatttgggtcaataggagctactATATTTGGGTCAATAGGATCTACTATATTTGGGTCAATAGGATCTACTATATTTGGGTCAATAGGATCTACTATATTTGGGTCAATAGGATCTACTATATTTGGGTCAATAGGATCTACTATATTTGGGTCAATTGGATCTACTATATTTGGGTCAATAGGATCTACTATATTTGGGTCAATAGGATCTACTATATTTGGGTCAATAGGATCTACTATATTTGAGTCAATAGGATCTACTATATTTGGGTCAATAGGATCTACTATATTTGGGTCAATAGGATCTACTATATTTGGGTCAATAGGATCTACTATATTTGGGTCAATAGGATCTACTATATTTGGGTCAATAGGATCTACTATATTTGGGTCAATAGGATCTACTATATTTGGGTCAATACGCCTTCTACAGCTACctctatacttatgttcttatatttgctAGTGAATGAACTTATTAGTAATGCGCAGTGAAATATCGAGCTGAAAGAACATTATGAAGCTATGAGAGTTGTGAAGCTCTATATTGGGATCGAACTTGCTGCGTCAGAGTTCTTATTGAGGTGAGTTGCTGCATTCTTGCTAAGGTCTGTGTTGAGGAACACTGtgagtcagtctctctctctctctctctctctctcctgtctctctctctctctctctctctctctctctctctctctctctctctctctctctctctcctgtctctctctctctctctctctctctctctctctctctctctctctctctctctctctctctctctctctctctctctctctctctctctctctctctcctctctctctcctctctctctttctctctctctctctctctctctctctctctctctctctctctctctctctctctctctctctctctctctctctctctctctctctctcacacggtGGTTCGCGCGGCCAATTTCCACCGTTGGCGTAGAGAGAGTAGTAAATAACTGGAGGTGATGATCTTGCCAGGTGTGTAATGAACGGCGCCCTGGACTCATTATCCCcgcgcacgcgtgtgtgtgtgtgtgtactcacctacctgtattcatctagttgtgcttgcggggtgtgttgagctctggctctttcagcccgcctctcatctgtcaatcgatcaacttttttttttcaccCCCCATATcaaaggaagcagcccatagcagttgTCTAtaccttccaggtacctatttacccttAGGTAAgacgggcatcagggtgaaaggaaacattttgcccatttgtctccgcctccaccggggatcgaacccaggacctcatgactacgaatccgaagcgctgtctactcagctgtcaggcgcccgggAAGGAGGAAGACATTCCGACTACGCGTCCTCTTAGCTAAACGCTGAAAGGACCTAATTgccctacacaaccctacacaatCTTCTAGAACAACTATTGACATTCTAGTTCAAATTCACACTTGCGTTCGATCCGCTCtaagtgcaatatagtcgtaatggcctagCGTTTTCTCCATGATAAATACCTTACCTTCCCCGGCGGACTGGGGGCTCTGCGGTCGTAGTTCTAAGGACCTGGATCCGTTTCCCGGTCGAGGCAGaacaaaacaaatgggcagtttcgttcgcctgatgcctctgttcacctagctgtaagtgggtacctgggagttagacagctgctacgggctgcttcctggagatgtagtGAGAAAGAAattatgtgatatatatatatatatatatatatatatatatatatatatatatatatatatatatatatatatatatatatatatatatatatatatatatatattgcagttaTTCtacgaaagaaagataaatgaaaGGAGGATAAGCTGTAACGAGATCAGCGAGCTGTTTGATGGAAGTTTTATCTTAGTTGAATTGCCTTTACCTCTAAGATCTCCACTAATTGCATTCCGCTATATCCGTGCCAAGCAATTTAGTCATTACCGTCCGGCATTTTGAGGCAATGAGAAGACGCAATCAGGGTAACTCTTGACTGCTAGTTCCTTGTTCCAACCCACTCGAATCCCGCCGGTCAATGGACTTCCTGCTAAGATACCGACCGCAATTACAACCCAAGATGATCCAATTAACGAAGATAACAAGCAATTAAGAGGTGTAATTAGCGATATGTTCAGCGGGGTCGTTGGGGGGTCGGTAATTGATCTCCTGTTGACTATTTGTCAACGGGCAATTAAGACAAACGGGTGTAACGATCCAATTGGTCATTATCGCCGCAAGCAGTCCTCTACCACCTCTGAGACCTCCTGGTTACACGTCAGCCAAGACCTTAATAAATACTGCACGCAAGGGCTCACAGCCTttgcgggatcaccatagcccgtgctacatggatactttgttttgagtagttaaatctaaaacaataacaacaaggctcacaacccgtgatcttcaggactcacaacccgtgatcttcaggactcacaacccgtgatcttcaggactcacaacccgtgatcttcaggactcacaacccgtgatcttcaggactcacaacccgtgatcttcAGGACTCACAACCCGTGACCTCAAGGACCCACAACCCGTGATCTTCAggactcacaacccgtgatcttcAGGACTCACAACCCGTGACCTCAAGGACCCACAACCCGTGATcttcaggacacaacccgtgatcTTCAggactcacaacccgtgatcttcaggactcacaacccgtgatcttcaggactcacaacccgtgatcttcaggactcacaacccgtgatcttcaggactcacaacccgtgatcttcaggactcacaacccgtgatcttcaggactcacaacccgtgatcttcaggactcacaacccgtgatcttcaggactcacaacccgtgatcttcAGGACTCACAACCCGTGACCTTAAGGACTCACAACCCGTGATGTTAAGGACTCACAACCCGTGACCTTAAggactcacaacccgtgatcttcAGGACTCACAACCCGAGATCTTCAGGACCCACAACCCGTGATCTTCAggactcacaacccgtgatcttaAGGACTCACAACCTGTGATCTTCAGGACTCACAACCCATGACCTTAAggactcacaacccgtgatcttcAGGACTCACAACCCGTCATCTTCAGGACTCACAACCCGTCATCTTCCGGGAGCCCCCCTTTGCAACACCGTCTGGGACGCTATAGTGGCTGTCGTTGATATCACTTCCTCTCCCAGATCTTgctatcaaccccccccccctccccccctcaacccTGCCCAACCGCCTCGACGGAGCAGTACTTGACAATCATCAAACTTCAGCCGTACTACCATTGTCAGCacctccccaccccaccaccatacaccccccccccatccatacctcacaacccccccccctccacctcacaaccccccccctccacctccacaaccccccccaccacccactcttttagtgggtaggggagggggaagagcatCCTGATTGCTCAAGTAATAGGTCGCTTTTCTTAAGTAATGGGGGGTCAACCTATCAATGTTAACTACTACTACGAATATTAGCGCGGTAGCTGCGTTTTCTATGCCCCCGGGCTATGGCAGGTTAGGGGTAGGGTTTCGCACACGTCTCTGGTTAGGTTGTTTTTTTTACGGTGTGGGAAGTTATGGGGGACGAACTGATGGGTTGGGATGTGTAGTCATCTCTCTCCCTCAAAGTCTCTCTCCCTcaatatctccctctctccctcaaagactccctccctccctcaacacgcaCATTATTAAAATCTTTCCTTCATCTCCTACACTGGTGTCACTTTGCGTCACCTTGCGTCACCCAGCATTACCCAGCGTCACCCAGCGTCACCCAGCATCACCCAGCGTCACCCAGCGTCACCCAGCATCACCCAGCATTACCCGGCGTCACCCAGCATCACCCAGCGTCACCCAGCATCACCCAGCATCACCCAGCATCACCCAGCATCACCCAGCATCACCCAGCGCCACCTTGCATCACCCAGCATCACCCAGCATCACCCAGCGTCACCCAGCATCACCCAGCGTCACCCAGCGTCACCCAGCATCATCCAGCATCACTCAGCGTCACCCAGCATCACCCAGCATCACCCAGCATTACCCGGCGTCACCCAGCATCACCCAGCGTCACCCAGCATCACCCAGCATCACCCAGCATCACCCAGCATCACCCAGCATCACCCAACGTCACCCAGCATCACCCAGCGCCACCTTGCATCACCCAGCATCACCCAGCGTCACCCAGCATCACCCAGCGTCACCCAGCATCACCCGGCGTCACCCAGCATCACCCAGCATCACCCTTCGTCACCCAGCATCACCCAGCATCACCTAGCATCACCCAGCGTCACAGGGATCACACTAGTCAAAGGAAGATTTAGACTGTTATCTCACGTTGATTAATTCCACGGCGTTGTTCCTTAGACGTTTAGATTGGCTAGGCGCTGGGATATCCCAGCCCCTAGCATATCCCAGCCCCTAGCCCCGTCCTTCACCAGGGATGCGAGGCACCTGAGGGACATACATCTCCGTCTTACTCTGGGAGACAGTGCCATGGCACCTCTCGCGGGTAAACAGTGCTATCCCACATCCCAGCTACCGCCGGACGTCCCCTGCGTAAGTCCGTGAATATGGCCCTTGAGAGACAGCTTGGCTTAAGATGGCGTTGAGGGAATCAATTAATGTGGCGAGGGAGAGAGCGGAGGTGacgtggggggggaggagggatgtgTTGGGATGTGCTGGGatgtgctggggtgtgttggGATGTTCTAGGGTGTGCTGGGATGTAAATCTAGGTTGAAATATACATATATCTTTCTTGACACTTAGGGGATCTTCTTGAGGAAacagggatataaggacaaggagctgggatatgaggacaaggagctgggatatgaggacaaggagagctgggatatgaggacaaggaactgggatatgaggacaaggagctgggatttgaggacaaggagctgggatatgaggacaaggagctgggatatgaggacaaggagctgggatgtgaggacaaggaactgggatatgaggacaaggagctgggatgtgaggacaaggaactgggatatgaggacaaggagctgggatatgaggacaaggagctgggatatgaggacagggagctgggatttgaggacaaggagagctgggatatgaggacaaagaactgggatatgaggacaaggagctgggatattaggacaaggagctggaatatgaggacaaggagctgggatatgaggacaaggagagctgggatatgaggacaaggaactgggatatgaggacaaggagctgggatttgaggacaaggagctgggatatgaggacaaggaactgggatatgaggacaaggaactgggatatgaggacaaggaactgggatatgaggacaaggaactgggatatgaggacaaggagctggtatatgaggacaagaagctgggattacGAGGACGGATCGAAGACATCTTATCCAACCACATTGACCTTCGGGAATGTAAACTCAACTTGTAAACTTACGGTCAAAGGTAGCCAGCCACCTGAGAGGTATACAGGTAGGTAGACATTTCTGGGATAGATGAGGtgaggaggagggatagggaaaggagagagagaggaagcacaAATCTCTCTCCCCCTATCCCATATATCCTATCATCCAGCGCCCCATTGCTTACAAACAATCGCTTCTACGACACAGTTTTCCTCTGATGACTCATGGAGCACccccccactaccctccctccccccctgatGTACCCCCCtatttcctccccctccccccccccctcccgtcatcCCCTGTGATTTAAAACCGTGATTGAGGCATTACGCTTCGCCAGTAAACATTTCCTCTATTGTGAAGTCAAAAGTTAAAACAAAGGCTTCCATTACATGCAGGTGGTTTCAGGTGTGTTCTTGCCTTgttcccacacccccctcccccccttcccctacttcccctaccccccctccctcccctccctcctatcCCCCCCCCTAGCCCGTGACACCGGATAGACAGAGCACAACTACTCCTATTTTTAAATACACGTTCACTCGAATTTATTTCAGGTCTATATCCTGTTATAAATCAACGCCCTGTTGCGTTGGAAATGGGTCGTGTCGCGTGGTAGTTACCGTGAATGGCCTTCCTTAAAGACAATCTCAAGGTAAACAAccaccctcttcctcttcctaacTCTTCCTACCATCAACACGCGAAGAAAAacgtaaacaataataataacatcgACCACGTGGACCTAACAATAATAAAAACATGGACCACGTGGACCCTTTACTACGAGTTTCCATTCATAAAATTTTGTGAATGGAGGCGTCCTTGGTGACGTCACCAGGAGACGTTTAATAGCATGAGCCGTGGAGGACCTTGACGGCTTGGGCGGGGCCCCCACTGTGCAACCCttcggcaggtgtgtgtgtgtgtgtgtgcgtgtgtgtgtgttaagaacGTGGCATTACCGCCCCTCGGCACACCTGTCATAGAGTACACAGGTGGTAAATCACTCGGCTTTCAACACCCTTTGTTTATAGAGGAGTACATTAAGCACTTGTTACGAGGGCATTCTCGTCCCTCTGGTGGGCATTAGTGCCTTCGGGACCTGCTTCATGTATGGAAGTAAGCAGGAGGGTTCACAACTCAACTGCTCAACTCTCAACTCACACAACTGCTCAACTCACACAACTGCTCAACTCACACAACTACTCAACTCACAACTGCTCAACTCACAACTGCTCAACTCACAACTGCTCAACTCACACAACTGCTCAACTCACACAACTACTCAACTCACAACTCACACAACTGCTCAACTCACACAACTGCTCATCTCACACAACTGCTCAACTCACAACTCACTCAACTGCTCAACTCACACAACTGCTCAACTCACACAACTGCTCAACTCACAACTCACACAACTGCTCAACTCACACAAGTCACAATTACACAACACGGCACCCTTCTGTAACTGCTCCTATACCGGTTGCATAAATTGGTTAATCTGAAATGCATAAACAGATGGATATGAAAAGAAGAGAATGAGACAGCGACGACGTGATAACGATCAAGGACGGGCTCGAAACGTCGTTGTCTTGGTGAGGGTCCAAGAAcaggtcgaaacgtcgtcgtctgtcgaaacgtcgtcgtctgtcgaaacgtcgtcgtcttgatGAGGGTCCAAAAcaggtcgaaacgtcgtcgtctgtcgaaacgtcgtcgtcttgatGAGGGTCCAAAAcaggtcgaaacgtcgtcgtctgtcgaaacgtcgtcgtcttgatGAGGGTCCAAAAcaggtcgaaacgtcgtcgtctgtcgaaacgtcgtcgtcttgatGAGGGGTCTAGAGcaggtcgaaacgtcgtcgtcttgatGAGGTGTCCACAACAggtcgaaacgtcgtcatcttGATGGGGGTCCAGAGCagggcgaaacgtcgtcgtcttggTGAGGGCCCATAGcaggtcgaaacgtcgtcgtcttgatAAGGGCCCAGGACGGGCTGAAACGTCGTCGACCTGATATAGACCCAGAACcggtcgaaacgtcgtcgctttctTTTCATACAGTTAAACGTTCTCAAAGATATTAATGCAAGAGATCGTGAATCCAGCGACTCATTTGCATATCGTTATCAAAATCTATCGAGCCTAAAATGTTGCATCTTGACTTTTGTTACATTTTGTGTCTTCCCTTTAACGCtgcttattatttttatatattactaTACTTATTGGTATATAAGATGTATTTACCTGTGTATACGCCGGGAAATACGTCATACACCAGCAAATACGTTTTATACGCCGACAAATACGGTATTCAAAGGTTATCCTGGAGAGCCATTGGCTGGCGCGATATCACTAAGGTTTCTAGCATTCCAAAACTGGAGTttgctggaggtggggtttccggtatggttatcttgaggcgtTACTTT
The window above is part of the Procambarus clarkii isolate CNS0578487 chromosome 67, FALCON_Pclarkii_2.0, whole genome shotgun sequence genome. Proteins encoded here:
- the LOC138355412 gene encoding small proline-rich protein 3-like — encoded protein: MPDVDPIDPNIVDPIDPNIVDPIDPNIVDPIDPNIVDPIDPNIVDPIDPNIVDPIDSNIVDPIDPNIVDPIDPNIVDPIDPNIVDPIDPNIVDPIDPNIVDPIDPNIVDPIDPNIVDPIDPNIVDPIDPNIVAPIDPNIVDPIDPNIVDPIDPNIVDPIDPNIVDPIDPNIVDPIDPNIVDPIDPNIVDPIDPNIVDPIDPNIVDPIDPNIVDPIDPNIVDPIDPNIVDPIDPNIVDPIDPNIVAPIDPNKGTPIY
- the LOC138355413 gene encoding adhesive plaque matrix protein-like, translating into MRRRNQALPSVTQRHPASPSVTQRHPASPSITRRHPASPSVTQHHPASPSITQHHPASPSATLHHPASPSITQRHPASPSVTQRHPASSSITQRHPASPSITQHYPASPSITQRHPASPSITQHHPASPSITQRHPASPSATLHHPASPSVTQHHPASPSITRRHPASPSITLRHPASPSIT